A part of Pararoseomonas sp. SCSIO 73927 genomic DNA contains:
- a CDS encoding CsbD family protein, with translation MDKDRIEGVAKQAVGSVKEAFGKLTGDAKTQAEGAAQKAEGKVQNAAGSVKDSARDAAGR, from the coding sequence GTGGACAAGGACCGCATCGAAGGCGTGGCCAAGCAGGCCGTTGGCTCCGTCAAGGAAGCCTTCGGCAAGCTGACAGGCGATGCCAAGACCCAGGCAGAGGGCGCGGCCCAGAAGGCAGAGGGCAAGGTCCAGAATGCCGCCGGCAGCGTGAAGGACAGCGCCCGCGACGCCGCGGGCCGGTAG
- a CDS encoding tyrosine-type recombinase/integrase has protein sequence MADLTLADVNRFIRDVTGGKTALVEKTERRRGKSIVEGGKGAAARTVGLLGGILSFAVSEGVSVRPLGRAALDALPARGEAGAKAYVFPGCRPDPPYGGLPGAWAPIARRAGLGAEVTLHTLRHSFSSTASDLNYSDATIGVLLGHASGTVTGRYIHHLDEVLAAADRVAAEVRRQMTGEENETKPD, from the coding sequence GTGGCGGACCTGACGCTGGCGGACGTGAACCGCTTCATTCGGGACGTGACGGGTGGCAAGACGGCGCTGGTGGAGAAGACGGAGCGCCGGCGGGGCAAATCGATCGTGGAGGGCGGCAAGGGGGCGGCGGCGCGGACGGTTGGTCTGCTCGGGGGCATCCTGTCCTTCGCGGTGTCGGAGGGGGTCTCGGTCCGGCCGCTCGGGCGGGCGGCGCTGGACGCGCTCCCGGCCCGGGGCGAGGCGGGCGCCAAGGCATACGTCTTCCCCGGGTGCCGGCCGGACCCGCCCTACGGCGGCCTGCCCGGGGCCTGGGCGCCGATCGCCAGGAGGGCCGGGCTCGGCGCCGAGGTCACGCTCCACACCCTGCGGCACAGCTTCTCCTCCACCGCCTCCGACCTGAACTACAGCGACGCCACCATCGGCGTCCTCCTCGGACACGCATCCGGCACCGTCACGGGCCGCTACATCCACCACCTCGACGAGGTACTTGCCGCCGCCGACCGCGTCGCGGCCGAGGTCCGGAGGCAGATGACGGGTGAGGAGAACGAGACGAAGCCGGACTAG
- a CDS encoding LysR family transcriptional regulator produces the protein MPASLEQFEGFMAAAEVGSFSGVARRLRKAQSAVSAQVANLETDLGLELFSRAGRNPVLTPAGERLLLEARVVLDRREHLIGLARSLEQRVENRLVVAIDELYPEHALGALFADFARRFPFVELELLFPLMEDVSRMVRSGTADLGVMWRQEALPTELGFQTIGWVPLKLVCGRDHPLAKERVEWEELKRHRQILVAARSDGPEKRRLRVAAEVWWVESHWVILEMVKHGVGWAFVSDHVIAASPAAPDLVTPDLQFDRGDWPVALELVWHKQRPCGPAAAWLRERIAAERIGGGFGGGAAG, from the coding sequence ATTCCCGCCTCTCTGGAGCAGTTCGAAGGCTTCATGGCAGCCGCGGAAGTGGGATCCTTCTCGGGCGTGGCACGTCGGCTCAGGAAGGCGCAATCGGCCGTCAGCGCGCAGGTGGCGAACCTCGAGACCGATCTGGGGCTGGAGCTGTTCAGCCGGGCGGGGCGGAACCCGGTGCTCACCCCGGCGGGGGAGCGCCTGCTGCTAGAGGCGCGCGTGGTCCTCGACCGGCGAGAGCACCTGATCGGCCTAGCGAGGAGCCTGGAGCAGCGGGTGGAGAACCGCCTCGTCGTGGCGATCGACGAGCTCTACCCCGAGCACGCGCTCGGCGCCCTGTTCGCCGACTTCGCCCGGCGCTTCCCCTTCGTGGAGCTGGAGCTGCTCTTCCCGCTGATGGAGGATGTCAGCCGCATGGTGCGGTCCGGCACGGCCGATCTTGGCGTGATGTGGCGGCAGGAGGCGTTGCCGACGGAGCTGGGCTTCCAGACCATCGGCTGGGTGCCCCTGAAACTCGTCTGCGGGCGCGACCATCCGCTGGCGAAGGAGCGGGTGGAGTGGGAGGAGCTGAAGCGCCACCGCCAGATCCTCGTCGCCGCCCGCAGCGACGGGCCGGAGAAGCGCCGGCTCCGGGTCGCTGCCGAGGTTTGGTGGGTGGAGAGCCACTGGGTCATCCTGGAGATGGTGAAGCACGGGGTCGGCTGGGCCTTTGTGTCGGACCACGTCATCGCCGCCTCTCCGGCAGCGCCGGACCTCGTCACGCCCGACCTGCAGTTCGACCGGGGGGACTGGCCCGTCGCCCTGGAGCTGGTCTGGCACAAGCAGCGGCCCTGCGGCCCCGCAGCGGCGTGGCTGCGGGAGCGCATCGCGGCGGAGCGTATCGGCGGCGGGTTCGGAGGCGGGGCAGCAGGATGA
- a CDS encoding AAA family ATPase — MRGGLPRIADLAVSSSLQLKGKLKLINTLAVSGYRSLRDLVVPLGSLTVVTGANGSGKTSLYRSLRLLAEAAQGRLVAALAAEGGLSSTLWAGPEEIGRSVRAGLYPVQGTVRKGPVSLRLGFSGDEYGYSIELGLPVPLHPFPLDPAIKLEAMWTGELPGRVNVFAERRGPHVRLRRSREGTWRDMALDLSSFDSMVTHCADPTDGAELLAARERLRNWRFYDALRTDPEAPARRPQVPTYTPVLGGDGADLAAALATIAAIGDRAALEEAVEHAFPGARLEAGPGDRGGLLLHQHGLLRPLGPAELSDGTLRYLLLVAALLSPRPPELMVLNEPEASLHPSLMPPLARLLAGASRRCQVVVVSHNEALIDALQGEGEVTAVRLNKELGETTAPDLDPPPWTWPKR; from the coding sequence GTGAGAGGCGGGCTCCCTCGGATTGCTGATCTCGCGGTATCGTCGTCCCTGCAGCTGAAAGGGAAGCTGAAGCTGATCAACACGCTTGCCGTCTCCGGCTATCGCTCGCTCCGTGACCTCGTCGTGCCACTAGGATCGCTGACGGTCGTCACGGGCGCGAACGGCAGCGGCAAGACGAGTCTCTACCGCTCGCTCCGCCTCCTGGCCGAGGCGGCGCAGGGCCGCCTTGTCGCCGCGCTCGCCGCGGAGGGCGGGCTGTCCTCGACACTCTGGGCCGGGCCCGAGGAGATCGGCCGAAGCGTACGCGCGGGGCTCTACCCCGTCCAGGGCACGGTCCGCAAGGGGCCGGTCAGCCTCCGCCTCGGCTTCTCCGGCGACGAGTACGGTTACTCCATCGAGCTGGGCCTGCCGGTGCCGCTCCATCCCTTCCCGCTCGATCCCGCGATCAAGCTGGAGGCGATGTGGACAGGCGAGCTGCCCGGCCGCGTCAACGTCTTCGCCGAGCGCCGAGGCCCGCATGTGCGGCTGCGCCGCTCGCGGGAAGGTACATGGCGCGACATGGCCCTGGACCTGTCCTCCTTCGACTCCATGGTCACCCACTGCGCCGACCCGACGGACGGCGCGGAGCTTCTCGCGGCGCGCGAGCGCCTGCGGAACTGGCGCTTCTACGACGCGCTGCGGACCGACCCGGAGGCGCCGGCGCGACGTCCGCAGGTGCCGACCTACACCCCGGTGCTCGGCGGCGACGGCGCCGACCTCGCGGCCGCCCTCGCCACCATCGCCGCGATCGGCGACAGGGCGGCGCTGGAGGAGGCGGTGGAGCACGCCTTCCCCGGCGCGCGGCTGGAGGCCGGGCCGGGCGATCGCGGCGGCCTTCTCCTCCACCAGCACGGACTGCTGCGCCCCCTGGGCCCGGCCGAGCTCTCCGACGGCACGCTGCGCTACCTCCTGCTCGTGGCCGCCCTGCTGTCGCCGCGACCGCCGGAACTGATGGTGCTGAACGAGCCGGAGGCCAGCCTACATCCCTCGCTGATGCCGCCCCTCGCGCGGCTCCTCGCGGGGGCCTCGCGCCGATGCCAGGTCGTGGTGGTCAGCCACAACGAGGCGCTGATCGACGCCCTGCAGGGCGAGGGCGAGGTCACCGCGGTGCGCCTGAACAAGGAGCTCGGCGAAACCACCGCGCCCGACTTGGACCCGCCGCCCTGGACCTGGCCAAAGCGGTAG
- a CDS encoding DUF3182 family protein — protein MAPLAEGREHTSNEHDRASRHVLLTRIAGLLGLPLLPAVEAAQAADRPVFLVPGDTIEATPGHGLGALSPSRILGGIVPAMFVGTKAIAHGLVDPAAACPPEWSHWMAEETSDCVLRGYTAFTRNDAFKAGRLLLTHGPARLKDVCGKAGLGQAVVRNEAELAAALALEDPDSLARCGLVLEQDLVDVITYSIGSAQLRGEKISYWGQQNLTKDHQGREVYGGSDLFVVRGDLDTLLARDLPPSLARAVEVTNSFDRAARRAYPDVVLTRRNYDVIEGRDIHGKRHIGVLEQSWRIGGASGAEIAAFDAFRQEPDTESVRCSTVEIYDRVVPPAGATVYYIGDDPAVGAMTKFAMRLG, from the coding sequence GTGGCACCCCTGGCGGAGGGGCGAGAACACACCTCCAACGAGCACGACCGCGCATCGCGCCACGTGCTGCTGACGCGGATCGCCGGGTTGCTGGGTCTTCCGCTCCTCCCGGCCGTCGAGGCGGCGCAAGCTGCAGATCGGCCCGTCTTCCTCGTTCCAGGTGATACGATCGAGGCAACTCCGGGGCATGGCCTCGGCGCCCTCTCTCCTTCGCGGATCCTGGGCGGCATCGTCCCCGCCATGTTCGTGGGAACAAAGGCCATCGCCCACGGGCTGGTGGACCCGGCCGCGGCATGCCCGCCCGAGTGGTCCCACTGGATGGCCGAGGAGACATCGGATTGCGTTCTGCGCGGCTACACGGCCTTTACGCGCAACGATGCCTTCAAGGCCGGGCGCCTGCTGCTCACCCACGGTCCCGCGCGGCTGAAGGATGTGTGCGGCAAGGCCGGGTTGGGACAGGCCGTGGTGCGGAACGAGGCGGAGCTCGCTGCCGCTCTCGCCCTGGAAGACCCGGACAGCCTTGCCCGCTGCGGCCTCGTGCTGGAGCAGGATCTCGTCGACGTCATCACCTACAGCATTGGCAGCGCCCAGCTGCGCGGTGAAAAGATCAGCTACTGGGGGCAGCAGAACCTGACGAAGGACCACCAGGGACGGGAGGTGTACGGCGGGTCCGACCTCTTTGTCGTCCGGGGCGACCTCGACACGCTCCTCGCCCGTGACCTGCCGCCCTCCCTCGCGAGGGCCGTGGAGGTCACGAACAGCTTCGACCGGGCTGCGCGGCGCGCTTACCCGGACGTGGTCCTCACCCGGCGCAACTACGACGTGATCGAGGGTAGGGACATTCACGGTAAGCGCCACATCGGCGTGCTGGAGCAGTCCTGGCGGATTGGTGGGGCGAGCGGCGCGGAAATCGCGGCTTTCGACGCCTTCCGGCAGGAGCCGGACACGGAGAGCGTGCGTTGCTCCACGGTCGAGATCTACGACCGCGTGGTCCCGCCCGCGGGGGCGACCGTCTACTACATCGGCGACGATCCCGCGGTCGGGGCAATGACGAAGTTTGCCATGAGGCTGGGATGA
- a CDS encoding ATP-binding protein gives MDQGALEPLGRPGLHHWKQAEITDTTLDDRGSVFFAAVEMTRMPMILADPREDDCPIAFANNAFLDLTGYEESEVVGRNCRFLQGAGTDPAHVRQLREAIQEKRPTALEILNYRRDGTPFWNAIFMGPVFDKQGELIFFFASQLDVSKRRESEQSLRQAQKMEAIGQLTAGLAHDFNNILHIIDGSLERLKARRFDDRAFERFHEAAVSASDRGAKLTRQLLAFARRTRLEPKGVDLTELVNSFTELLDTSVGEKADLHLNLQRRLPQVKVDPNHLEMALLNVVVNARDASPKGGAITVTTRAIHLNGDAAARHLEPGDYVLLCVSDEGVGMPPHVQARATEPFFTTKGPQHGTGLGLAMVHGFVQQSGGRLEIESEPGRGTTVRMLFPRYVPEKEAEGTVTTGYQAQAVETATRVPLILVVDDGREIAEMSRDALVETGYRVVVAHSAEEAIKAFDEAAASDDAFDLVFSDVIMPGGANGLVLAEQVRERSPGTPVILTTGYNDEMSIDGPQSVALEVLGKPYKRTELIDRVQAGLRRGARTGPGRETSDFGHAEA, from the coding sequence ATGGATCAGGGCGCCCTGGAGCCGCTGGGCCGCCCTGGCCTGCATCACTGGAAGCAGGCCGAGATCACGGATACCACGCTCGACGACCGCGGCAGCGTCTTCTTCGCTGCTGTCGAGATGACGCGCATGCCGATGATCCTGGCCGACCCCCGCGAGGACGACTGCCCTATTGCCTTCGCCAACAATGCGTTCCTCGACCTGACCGGTTATGAGGAGAGCGAGGTCGTGGGGCGCAACTGCCGCTTCCTCCAGGGCGCGGGAACCGACCCCGCCCATGTCCGCCAGCTGCGCGAGGCTATCCAGGAAAAGCGTCCCACTGCGCTGGAGATCCTGAACTACCGCCGCGATGGCACGCCATTCTGGAATGCCATCTTCATGGGGCCGGTCTTCGACAAGCAGGGCGAGCTGATCTTCTTCTTCGCCAGCCAGCTCGATGTGTCCAAACGGCGGGAGAGCGAGCAGTCCCTCCGTCAGGCTCAGAAGATGGAGGCTATCGGTCAGCTGACCGCCGGGCTGGCGCACGACTTCAACAACATCCTCCACATCATCGACGGCAGCCTGGAGCGCCTGAAAGCCAGGCGATTCGACGACCGCGCTTTCGAGCGTTTCCATGAAGCAGCCGTGTCCGCGTCGGACCGGGGCGCCAAGCTCACCCGCCAGCTCCTGGCCTTCGCGAGGCGCACCCGGCTGGAGCCCAAGGGCGTCGACCTGACCGAGCTGGTGAACTCCTTTACCGAGTTGCTGGACACCTCCGTCGGAGAGAAGGCGGATCTCCACCTCAATCTCCAGCGCCGCCTGCCGCAGGTGAAGGTGGACCCCAACCACTTGGAGATGGCCCTTCTGAACGTCGTGGTGAATGCCCGCGATGCCTCGCCCAAGGGCGGCGCCATTACCGTTACCACGCGGGCCATCCACCTGAACGGCGACGCTGCAGCCCGTCACCTAGAGCCCGGCGACTACGTCCTGCTCTGCGTCAGCGACGAGGGCGTCGGCATGCCGCCCCATGTGCAAGCCCGGGCGACGGAGCCCTTCTTCACCACCAAGGGTCCGCAGCACGGCACGGGGCTGGGGCTGGCCATGGTGCATGGCTTCGTGCAGCAGTCCGGTGGACGACTGGAGATCGAGAGCGAGCCCGGCCGAGGCACCACGGTGCGGATGCTCTTCCCCCGCTATGTGCCGGAAAAGGAGGCGGAGGGGACCGTCACGACCGGCTACCAAGCCCAGGCCGTCGAGACTGCGACCCGGGTCCCCCTCATTCTGGTCGTGGATGATGGGCGCGAGATCGCAGAGATGTCCCGCGACGCCCTGGTGGAGACGGGGTACCGGGTCGTGGTGGCGCACAGCGCCGAGGAGGCGATCAAGGCCTTTGACGAGGCGGCCGCCTCCGACGATGCTTTCGACCTCGTCTTCTCGGACGTGATCATGCCCGGCGGGGCAAACGGGCTGGTGCTGGCCGAGCAGGTGCGCGAGCGCTCACCGGGCACCCCCGTGATCCTGACCACGGGCTACAACGACGAGATGTCGATCGACGGTCCGCAATCGGTCGCCCTGGAGGTGCTGGGCAAGCCTTACAAGCGAACCGAGCTGATCGATCGGGTGCAGGCCGGGTTGCGCCGGGGTGCCCGAACCGGGCCGGGAAGGGAGACCTCCGACTTCGGCCACGCGGAGGCCTGA
- a CDS encoding MFS transporter — protein MLPASAPSQTIAEEPPARVTRGLDALNFLLADVRDGLGPYLAIYLLAVRGPEQGWNEATIGLVISIAAIAGLVAQTPAGALIDRTRHKRAVVIAAALAVTLSCVVLPFISGFYTVAATQSLAGIAGAVFPPALAAITLGVVGPKAFSRRIGRNEAFNHGGNAASAALAAVTAYAFGPVVVFWIMAGLAVASIGAMLLIPARAINDDVARGLDEEGGGGDRHEEPSAWKALLTCRPLLIFAGLMATFHLANAAMLPTVGQKLTLVVGKDYATSLIAACIVAAQCVMVPVAMLVGARADRWGRKPIFLAAFGVLALRGLLYPLSDHPAWLLGVQMLDGVGAGIFGALFPVVVADLTRGTGRFNISQGAVATAQGLGAALSASLAGGVIVWAGYSPAFLVLGAIAAAGFLGYLILMPETLPGQAGAGGSRPPTGAALQPSA, from the coding sequence ATGCTCCCTGCCTCAGCGCCGTCCCAGACCATCGCCGAGGAGCCTCCGGCGCGCGTCACCCGGGGCCTGGACGCCCTCAACTTCCTACTGGCCGACGTTCGGGACGGGCTCGGGCCCTACCTCGCCATCTACCTTCTCGCGGTGCGCGGGCCGGAGCAGGGGTGGAACGAGGCGACGATCGGGCTCGTCATCAGCATCGCCGCGATTGCGGGGCTCGTCGCGCAGACCCCGGCCGGCGCGCTGATCGACCGCACCCGGCACAAGCGCGCGGTCGTCATCGCGGCGGCCCTAGCCGTAACGCTGAGCTGCGTGGTGCTGCCCTTCATCTCCGGCTTCTACACGGTGGCGGCCACGCAGTCCCTCGCCGGCATCGCGGGGGCGGTCTTCCCGCCGGCCCTGGCCGCGATCACGCTCGGGGTGGTCGGGCCGAAGGCCTTCTCCCGCCGCATCGGGCGGAACGAGGCCTTCAACCACGGCGGCAACGCGGCCTCAGCCGCCCTGGCCGCAGTGACGGCCTACGCCTTTGGGCCGGTGGTGGTGTTCTGGATCATGGCCGGGCTGGCCGTGGCGAGCATCGGGGCGATGCTGCTAATCCCCGCCCGGGCCATCAACGACGACGTGGCGCGGGGGCTGGATGAGGAAGGCGGCGGGGGTGACCGGCATGAGGAGCCATCGGCCTGGAAGGCCCTCCTCACCTGCCGGCCGCTGCTGATCTTCGCGGGGCTGATGGCCACCTTCCACCTGGCAAACGCGGCGATGCTGCCGACGGTGGGGCAGAAGCTCACGCTGGTGGTGGGCAAGGATTACGCGACCTCCCTGATCGCCGCCTGCATCGTGGCGGCGCAGTGCGTGATGGTGCCGGTCGCGATGCTGGTGGGCGCGCGGGCGGATCGCTGGGGGCGCAAGCCGATCTTCCTGGCGGCCTTTGGCGTGCTGGCCCTGCGCGGACTGCTCTACCCGCTCTCCGACCATCCTGCCTGGCTGCTGGGGGTCCAGATGCTGGACGGGGTGGGGGCCGGGATCTTCGGCGCGCTCTTCCCCGTGGTGGTGGCGGACCTGACGCGCGGGACGGGGCGGTTCAACATCAGCCAGGGCGCGGTGGCCACGGCGCAGGGCCTCGGCGCCGCGCTGAGCGCGAGCCTCGCCGGAGGCGTGATCGTCTGGGCCGGGTACTCGCCCGCCTTTCTCGTGCTGGGCGCGATCGCGGCGGCCGGGTTCCTCGGCTACCTCATCCTGATGCCGGAGACGCTTCCGGGCCAGGCCGGGGCCGGTGGATCGAGGCCGCCCACGGGTGCGGCGCTCCAGCCCTCAGCTTAG
- a CDS encoding PAS domain S-box protein — translation MTAPAPPHHADTRQLRSIIAGVSDGVILIAPDRRMVWANGPALAMHGVTELGDLGGTAAGYRERFELRYRNRHRLPEGEYPLERVMAGDTFEDVVVEVAPAGEAEARWTHRIRSLVLADEAGRPDLLVLILRDETERYDAEERFERAFNANPAPALILRLSDLRHIRVNRGFLEMTGFREDQVVGRSAYDVDVLEGAARRELAVERLREGRTIPQMEATLQLPDGREKCVVLAGQPIEIGSTACMLFTFADLDGRRNAERALRQSEERFALAFRALPVPALLATAHEVRILLANDAFCRSTNRKEADVVGRTAEELPLWADPDVADALAKKFRHEACLSDEEVLLHVQDGAPLACAVSAEPVELGGEPCILLVVPRAPERGRTRAEIAAAVAAAMTDAGTITARVLDHLARSGPTAPQDSLSAPLSTLPARAREVLGLVSRGLDDGAIAEQLGISPTTVRNHVNGLYRRLKVGSRAQLIVWARERGLGT, via the coding sequence ATGACCGCCCCTGCCCCGCCTCACCACGCCGATACTCGGCAACTCCGCTCGATCATCGCGGGGGTCAGTGACGGGGTGATCCTGATCGCGCCGGACCGGCGCATGGTCTGGGCCAACGGGCCGGCGCTGGCCATGCACGGCGTGACGGAACTCGGCGATCTCGGCGGCACCGCGGCCGGTTACCGCGAGCGCTTCGAGCTGCGCTACCGCAACCGCCACCGCCTGCCGGAGGGCGAGTACCCGCTGGAGCGGGTCATGGCCGGGGACACTTTCGAGGACGTGGTGGTCGAGGTGGCACCCGCGGGTGAAGCCGAGGCGCGCTGGACGCACCGGATTCGCAGCCTGGTGCTGGCCGACGAGGCGGGACGCCCCGACCTGCTGGTCCTGATCCTGCGCGACGAGACCGAGCGCTACGATGCCGAGGAGCGCTTCGAGCGGGCCTTCAACGCCAACCCGGCCCCGGCCCTCATCCTGCGCCTCTCGGACCTCCGGCACATCCGGGTTAACCGGGGCTTCCTAGAGATGACAGGCTTCCGGGAGGACCAGGTGGTCGGACGCTCGGCCTATGACGTGGACGTGCTGGAGGGCGCGGCCCGACGGGAACTGGCGGTGGAGCGCCTGCGGGAGGGGCGGACCATCCCGCAGATGGAGGCGACGCTGCAGTTGCCCGACGGGCGGGAGAAGTGCGTCGTGCTGGCCGGCCAGCCGATCGAGATCGGCAGCACGGCCTGCATGCTGTTCACCTTCGCCGACCTCGATGGCCGGAGGAATGCCGAGAGGGCCCTGCGACAGAGCGAGGAGCGCTTTGCCCTGGCGTTCCGCGCCCTTCCCGTGCCGGCGCTTCTGGCCACCGCCCACGAGGTCCGGATCCTGCTGGCCAATGATGCCTTCTGCCGGAGTACGAACCGCAAGGAGGCGGATGTGGTGGGACGCACGGCCGAGGAGTTGCCGCTCTGGGCCGATCCGGATGTGGCGGATGCCCTGGCGAAGAAGTTCCGGCACGAGGCCTGCCTGTCCGACGAGGAAGTCCTTCTGCACGTGCAGGACGGTGCCCCCCTGGCCTGTGCCGTGTCGGCGGAGCCGGTGGAGCTTGGTGGCGAGCCCTGCATCCTCCTTGTCGTGCCCCGCGCCCCGGAGCGGGGGCGAACGCGGGCCGAGATCGCGGCCGCCGTGGCCGCGGCCATGACGGATGCGGGGACCATCACGGCGCGGGTGCTGGACCATCTCGCCCGTTCCGGGCCCACGGCTCCCCAGGATAGCTTGTCGGCCCCGTTATCGACGCTGCCGGCGCGGGCGAGGGAGGTGCTGGGTCTCGTGTCGCGCGGCCTGGACGACGGCGCTATCGCCGAACAGCTCGGCATCAGCCCGACCACCGTTCGGAACCATGTGAACGGACTGTACCGTAGGCTGAAGGTCGGGTCTCGCGCGCAGCTGATCGTCTGGGCTCGGGAGCGCGGCCTGGGCACCTGA
- a CDS encoding alpha/beta fold hydrolase, with translation MSEAGSIEEDEVVLRVAGQRVTGTLLEPDIPVPGFLFVHGWGGDQGEDLDQAEALTRLGCVCFTFDLRGHAGSDASQDDVTRQDGLDDVLAAYDHLASHPLVHKEGIGVIGTSYGGYLSALLTTLRPVRWLALRVPALYPDSHWDTPKARLDKNVVRHYREQPQDGGGDRALAACEAFRGDVLLVSSEKDEQIPHEAIASYQAAFRNVTSLSHRTILGATHAMRDPRHRRAYTRMLTCWIEDMVKTSRIR, from the coding sequence ATGAGCGAGGCCGGCTCGATCGAGGAGGACGAAGTCGTCCTTCGCGTCGCCGGGCAGAGGGTCACGGGCACGCTGCTGGAGCCGGACATCCCCGTGCCGGGCTTCCTGTTCGTGCATGGCTGGGGCGGCGATCAGGGAGAGGACCTGGACCAGGCCGAGGCGCTTACCCGTCTCGGCTGCGTCTGCTTCACCTTCGACCTGCGCGGCCATGCGGGGAGCGACGCGTCCCAGGACGACGTGACCCGCCAGGACGGCCTGGACGACGTGCTCGCAGCCTATGACCACCTCGCCTCCCATCCCCTGGTCCACAAGGAGGGAATCGGCGTTATCGGCACGAGCTACGGCGGCTACCTCTCCGCGCTGCTGACCACGCTACGGCCGGTGCGCTGGCTTGCCCTTCGCGTTCCCGCCCTCTACCCGGATAGCCACTGGGACACCCCCAAGGCCCGCCTGGACAAGAACGTCGTCCGCCACTACCGCGAGCAGCCGCAAGACGGGGGAGGTGACCGCGCGCTGGCTGCCTGCGAGGCGTTCCGGGGCGATGTCCTGTTGGTCTCGTCCGAGAAGGACGAGCAGATCCCACACGAGGCGATCGCGTCCTATCAGGCGGCCTTCCGGAACGTCACTTCCCTCAGCCACCGCACCATCCTCGGTGCCACCCATGCGATGCGCGACCCTCGGCATCGCCGAGCCTATACCCGGATGCTGACCTGCTGGATCGAAGACATGGTGAAAACCAGCAGGATCAGGTGA
- a CDS encoding SLC13 family permease — MSGTEGPALAVWLIAGLATAGVILRPFRWPEAIWAVAGAAVLVLTGLLSAGAAWRGVLRGTDVYLFLLGMMLLAEVARREGLFDWLAVFAVRAAAGSGTRLLAVVYGVGILTTGFLSNDATAVVLTPAVLVAARAARANPMPHLYACALMANAASFLLPISNPANLVVFGEHMPPLGAWLLRFTLPSAAAIAATFLALWLTQRNILAAPIALMVPPVQLPRSGLVAGMGTGATVVVMLGASAIGADLGWPTFLAGTGTALAVALATRQGIGPLFGGLSWGVLPLVAGLFVLVQALEATGAVRMLAGLVRDGGAGTALAAGAAVAFGTNVTNNLPAGLLAGAVVQAAGAGGLLPGAVLIGIDLGPNLSVTGSLATILWMSAIRREGLAVTDWQFLRLGALVMPPALLLALGALALQP; from the coding sequence ATGTCCGGAACAGAGGGGCCCGCGCTCGCGGTCTGGCTGATCGCCGGGCTGGCCACGGCGGGTGTCATCCTGCGCCCCTTCCGCTGGCCCGAGGCGATCTGGGCCGTGGCAGGCGCGGCGGTGCTGGTGCTGACCGGCTTACTGTCGGCCGGGGCGGCCTGGCGCGGCGTGTTGCGGGGCACCGACGTTTACCTCTTCCTGCTGGGGATGATGCTGCTGGCGGAGGTGGCGCGCCGGGAAGGGCTGTTCGATTGGCTGGCAGTCTTCGCCGTGCGGGCCGCAGCTGGTTCGGGCACGCGCCTGCTGGCCGTGGTATACGGCGTGGGCATCCTGACCACGGGCTTCCTGAGCAACGATGCGACGGCGGTGGTCCTGACGCCCGCCGTGCTGGTCGCGGCGCGTGCGGCGCGCGCGAACCCGATGCCGCATCTCTACGCCTGCGCCCTCATGGCCAACGCCGCGTCCTTCCTGCTGCCGATCTCGAACCCGGCGAACCTCGTCGTGTTCGGCGAGCACATGCCGCCGCTCGGGGCATGGCTGCTGCGCTTCACCCTGCCCTCGGCCGCGGCGATCGCCGCGACCTTTCTGGCCCTGTGGCTGACCCAGCGGAATATCCTGGCCGCGCCCATTGCCCTGATGGTCCCGCCGGTCCAGCTACCGCGGAGTGGCTTGGTGGCGGGGATGGGGACCGGCGCGACGGTCGTGGTGATGCTTGGCGCCTCGGCCATTGGGGCCGATCTGGGCTGGCCGACCTTCCTGGCCGGAACCGGAACGGCGCTGGCCGTGGCCTTGGCCACGCGCCAGGGGATTGGGCCGCTTTTCGGCGGGCTCTCATGGGGAGTCCTGCCGCTGGTGGCCGGGCTCTTCGTCCTCGTCCAGGCGCTGGAGGCCACGGGCGCGGTGCGGATGCTGGCCGGACTGGTCCGGGATGGTGGCGCCGGCACGGCGCTGGCGGCCGGGGCGGCCGTCGCCTTCGGGACCAACGTCACGAACAACCTGCCGGCCGGGCTCCTGGCGGGGGCGGTCGTCCAGGCGGCAGGCGCGGGCGGGCTGCTGCCGGGCGCGGTCCTGATCGGGATCGACCTCGGGCCGAACCTTTCGGTCACCGGATCCCTGGCCACCATCCTGTGGATGTCGGCCATCCGGCGCGAAGGCTTGGCGGTCACCGACTGGCAGTTCCTCCGCCTGGGCGCGCTGGTCATGCCGCCGGCCCTGCTGCTCGCGCTGGGGGCGCTCGCGCTGCAGCCGTGA
- a CDS encoding chlorhexidine efflux transporter gives MILLGSLVFGLGAATMGIGSAMAATGWNYAYNLGFDRAMQRWAGYTRKSLGLRVAHALLFEAGLLVILLSPIAWYLSVTLVHALMMDLAIAAFYVAYAFLFNLA, from the coding sequence ATTATCCTTCTGGGAAGCCTTGTCTTCGGCCTCGGCGCCGCCACCATGGGCATCGGCAGCGCCATGGCAGCCACGGGCTGGAACTACGCCTACAATCTCGGGTTCGACCGAGCGATGCAGCGCTGGGCCGGGTACACCCGGAAGAGCCTGGGCCTGCGCGTCGCGCATGCCTTGCTGTTCGAGGCCGGGTTGCTGGTGATCCTTCTGTCGCCGATCGCCTGGTATCTCAGCGTCACCCTGGTCCACGCCCTGATGATGGATCTCGCGATTGCCGCCTTCTACGTGGCCTACGCCTTTCTCTTCAACCTGGCCTAA